The following coding sequences lie in one Ostrinia nubilalis chromosome 2, ilOstNubi1.1, whole genome shotgun sequence genomic window:
- the LOC135081506 gene encoding mucin-2 isoform X2 has protein sequence MGRRRWRFVTIASFLLFIIKETQCQDENDFYYTPVERSFAQVQPPLFPNSRPTSFFDHGDNFRVAPSAPQPLYNDAHVRFPSPNYNQNPSPFQLPTGRSQSGTQYYVNQPEFTPQRQRFRPALPYNFQMVHPASTKRPDASQIHSVAYQNDPSKPETFLGQITINNPDIDYLRNSRFKTIPFDGNSLKSNGQSGHISHDEDIDNDNQDLYDHHRVTTYNPNKLVSKQRLSNKPTSSRFSQFESPSNDDKSNFRNSPKFSNNNFKPVKSDANVYHSSSTEYKALLDLEPLLEDDISDISSFRELMKNKQASFDVQVIKSNQSDSNSEQTEDSKPDASSMNADNKIMTYRRPGTTTSSTTTSTEKSAEIHHHDDNESGEEEEEGEYVEYYDETDAPEVKPTTRQPVSSEPVTDIYDEYDSNEEAETTTEEFKTNSSEFDVLVTKPVNTTVKDDNFKHFVDTTIIDQTEHDEDKVTTGATVESSTSEEDVSSIETPSILGQEVVSVVTTKSVVNGTISVPDVTYAPTTAKVIAASEASSSSSLEELQNNDTSSSVTTENWIVVASVQTSRSVSGARFLPFPAIGQDDKKQTLSDEQEGDEEDQETATKDPKIESDSASIISSSSSSSTENINDKLDSIQSELSSAVLSGTLNKAHKIALITETTTEATTTSTTTTTTTTTPSSLNVFTLKSTAPTSVTEKSAPEPLPVNIKKFAPRITTTTTQKPKKKLVTVMDDLSGLLPPGYKPRLSFKDKRTSTTTSTTTTTTTTTTSAPEPSSEESVINGTQGRSSGISTKNRVIILDDKSLLPKEYRPKEHKPQEELVKKFQTDDISKFLPPGYKPPASEAPEVKETTKPSIVDKVQKVDITSFLPKGFKLNTSTTDKSKIEPKIPAIVPVSDLSAFLPPGFKLNSTEEKPIELPLDKIKVADISSLLPPGFKLNETEEPAPPSSTTKAPGGIKLVFPSRPGSKNARKTTPRPNTSIGPAPVTPKIQKGWPTRASTEFTGWPSPSTTPFSIEKLLEAQRNATATSPMPEFSTEVTTRRTTTTTTTTPAPPPPTTPGVCRRECDIAATIKIVAGAKWIPELLDRNTEEWQKLADEVKEELNSVYSKSDLLKKWYKNIRIDGFSQGSILVDYFIELNDVEERIDTVDLKKMFHRSLHEAKPGSVMEKAVEDSTNEEFDPDKMMGDQPDEDRMTKSDEKMTKTIDKSAGKLEIGKFVMDPAYTEFIVLPKREEPKVVAPEEESFLPQWGIAVIVIAMASLLFVVIFGVTVLVNRQKSAKAKQPIPLSEDMLRELDKSHMGGFDDMHQLKERDLPYLPSGKRMSTAFIEQLAYPNPGDSWRSEWTPQLQKYMQHYTPDSGRGSQIYGPVGNGYGYGGGSQLYGQTGGGSQLYGYTGEYPRSHYSRRRSEYDSNF, from the exons ATGGGACGGCGACGCTGGAGATTCGTCACAATCGCTTCGTTCCTgctttttattataaaagagaCGCAATGTCAAG atGAAAATGATTTTTACTACACACCGGTGGAAAGAAGTTTTGCTCAAGTACAACCGCCTTTATTTCCAAACAGTCGGCCAACGTCATTCTTTGACCATGGAGACAACTTCAGGGTAGCACCGTCAGCACCGCAGCCGTTATACAATGACGCCCATGTCAGATTCCCTAGTCCTAACTACAACCAAAACCCCTCACCCTTCCAATTGCCCACGGGCAGAAGTCAATCTGGCACTCAATATTATGTAAATCAACCAGAATTCACACCACAACGACAAAGGTTCAGGCCAGCACTGCCATACAACTTCCAGATGGTTCATCCAGCATCAACCAAGAGGCCAGATGCATCCCAAATACACTCAGTGGCGTATCAAAATGATCCATCCAAACCAGAAACATTTTTAGGCCAAATAACAATTAACAATCCAGACATAGACTACCTACGGAACAGCAGGTTTAAGACTATACCATTTGATGGTAATAGCTTGAAGAGCAATGGCCAGAGCGGTCATATATCACATGATGAAGATATTGACAATGATAACCAAGATCTTTATGATCATCATAGAGTAACTACTTACAATCCAAATAAATTAGTAAGTAAACAAAGACTGAGTAATAAACCTACAAGCTCACGATTTTCACAATTTGAATCCCCGTCTAATGATGACAAATCTAACTTCAGGAACAGTCCGAAGTTTAGTAATAACAATTTCAAACCTGTAAAATCCGATGCAAATGTTTACCACAGTTCTTCTACGGAATACAAAGCCTTATTAGATTTAGAACCACTTCTTGAGGATGACATAAGTGACATAAGTTCATTCAGAGAGttgatgaaaaataaacaagcttCTTTTGATGTTCAAGTTATTAAATCGAACCAAAGTGATTCAAATTCAGAACAAACTGAAGACAGTAAACCTGATGCAAGTTCAATGAATgctgataataaaattatgacgTATCGAAGACCTGGTACAACTACTTCTTCTACTACTACATCGACTGAAAAGTCTGCTGAGATTCACCATCACGATGATAATGAAAGTGGCGAGGAAGAGGAGGAAGGAGAATATGTCGAATACTACGATGAAACAGATGCACCTGAAGTAAAACCGACAACACGGCAACCAGTATCGTCGGAACCTGTGACAGATATTTATGACGAATATGATTCAAATGAAGAAGCTGAAACAACTACAGAAGAATTTAAAACTAATTCATCAGAATTTGATGTTTTAGTAACGAAACCAGTGAATACTACGGTAAAAGACGACAATTTCAAACATTTTGTAGACACAACTATTATCGACCAAACTGAACACGACGAAGACAAAGTAACGACTGGGGCAACCGTCGAATCTTCAACATCTGAAGAAGACGTTAGTTCAATTGAGACTCCATCAATTCTGGGACAAGAGGTTGTATCTGTTGTTACCACGAAAAGCGTTGTAAATGGAACAATATCTGTACCAGACGTCACTTATGCACCCACTACTGCTAAAGTCATCGCGGCGTCAGAAGCATCATCTTCATCTTCCTTGGAAgaacttcaaaataatgacacaTCATCATCTGTTACTACTGAAAATTGGATTGTTGTTGCATCAGTACAAACTAGTAGAAGTGTGTCCGGCGCTAGATTTTTGCCGTTCCCAGCAATCGGACAAGATGATAAAAAACAAACATTGTCAGATGAACAAGAAGGAGATGAAGAGGATCAAGAAACCGCTACCAAAGATCCTAAGATAGAATCTGATTCAGCTAGTATCATTAGTAGTTCATCTTCGTCGTCAACTGAAAATATAAATGACAAGTTAGATAGCATACAGTCAGAATTATCAAGTGCAGTACTTTCCGGAACATTAAATAAGGCGCATAAGATTGCATTAATTACTGAAACTACAACAGAAGCAACGACAACTAGCACAACAACGACCACCACAACTACAACACCTTCTTCACTCAATGTTTTTACTTTAAAGAGCACTGCACCAACTTCCGTGACAGAAAAATCAGCCCCAGAACCGTTACCAGTTAACATAAAGAAATTCGCACCTCGTATCACAACTACTACGACTCAAAAACCTAAGAAGAAATTGGTGACTGTTATGGATGATTTGTCAGGTCTCTTACCGCCAGGTTATAAACCACGACtgtcatttaaagataaaagaacAAGTACAACAACTAGTACTACCACCACTACAACTACCACTACCACAAGTGCACCAGAGCCGTCTTCTGAAGAGTCAGTAATAAATGGAACCCAAGGACGATCGTCAGGCATAAGCACTAAAAACAGAGTTATTATCTTAGATGATAAATCATTGCTACCTAAAGAATACAGACCTAAAGAACATAAACCACAAGAAGAACTAGTGAAAAAGTTCCAGACAGATGATATAAGCAAGTTTTTGCCTCCAGGATATAAACCTCCTGCATCAGAAGCACCTGAAGTAAAAGAAACCACAAAGCCAAGTATTGTAGATAAAGTACAAAAAGTTGATATAACTTCATTTTTGCCTAAAGGTTTTAAATTGAATACTTCAACTACAGATAAATCCAAAATAGAACCTAAGATACCGGCAATTGTGCCCGTTAGTGATTTATCAGCATTCTTGCCCCCTGGTTTTAAGCTGAATTCAACGGAAGAGAAACCTATTGAATTACCATTGGATAAGATTAAAGTTGCTGATATTTCGAGCTTACTTCCACCTGGCTTCAAATTGAACGAAACTGAAGAGCCAGCTCCTCCGAGCTCAACAACCAAAGCTCCAGGTGGTATAAAATTAGTATTCCCTTCAAGACCAGGTAGCAAAAATGCAAGAAAAACAACGCCCAGGCCAAACACAAGTATTGGTCCTGCTCCTGTCACTCCTAAGATTCAAAAAGGCTGGCCAACGAG AGCCTCCACCGAATTCACTGGATGGCCGTCCCCATCCACAACACCATTTTCAATTGAGAAGCTTTTGGAAGCACAAAGGAATGCAACCGCAACAAGTCCAATGCCTGAGTTCAGCACTGAAGTAACGACACGacgaacgacgacgacgacgaccaCGACACCAGCGCCGCCCCCGCCGACCACTCCCGGCGTTTGCAGACGGGAGTGTGATATCGCAGCTACCATCAAAATCGTTGcag GTGCCAAATGGATACCCGAATTATTGGATCGGAATACCGAAGAATGGCAGAAGTTGGCTGATGAAGTCAAAGAAGAA CTTAACTCTGTCTATTCCAAGTCCGACTTGCTGAAGAAATGGTACAAGAACATTCGTATTGATGGATTCAGTCAGGGCTCTATTCTCGTTGATTACTTTATTGAGCTCAATGACGTTGAAGAGAGAATCGACACCGTCGATTTAAAGAAAATGTTCCATAGATCTCTCCATGAAGCCAAACCTGGGTCAGTCATGGAGAAAGCAGTCGAAGACTCAACTAATGAGGAATTTGATCCCGATAAAATGATGGGTGACCAACCTGATGAAGATAGAATGACGAAAAGCGATGAAAAGATGACTAAGACTATAGACAAATCTGCTGGAAAACTAGAAATAGGAAAATTTGTTATGGATCCTGCTTACACGGAATTCATTG TTCTACCAAAACGTGAGGAGCCGAAGGTAGTGGCACCTGAAGAGGAATCGTTCCTGCCACAGTGGGGTATTGCTGTAATAGTGATAGCGATGGCTTCACTTTTGTTTGTTGTTATTTTCGGAGTTACAGTG ctgGTCAATCGGCAAAAAAGCGCTAAAGCGAAACAGCCAATACCACTCAGCGAGGATATGCTCCGAGAACTGGACAAGAGCCACATGGGTGGCTTCGATGACATGCATCAGCTAAAGGAGAGGGATCTGCCTTATCTCCCTAGTGGAAAG CGCATGTCCACGGCGTTCATCGAACAGCTGGCATACCCCAATCCTGGGGACTCCTGGAGGTCGGAGTGGACTCCGCAGCTGCAGAAGTATATGCAGCACTACACTCCCGACTCGGGCAGGGGTTCGCAGATATACGGGCCTGTCGGAAATGGATATGG
- the LOC135081506 gene encoding mucin-2 isoform X1 gives MGRRRWRFVTIASFLLFIIKETQCQDENDFYYTPVERSFAQVQPPLFPNSRPTSFFDHGDNFRVAPSAPQPLYNDAHVRFPSPNYNQNPSPFQLPTGRSQSGTQYYVNQPEFTPQRQRFRPALPYNFQMVHPASTKRPDASQIHSVAYQNDPSKPETFLGQITINNPDIDYLRNSRFKTIPFDGNSLKSNGQSGHISHDEDIDNDNQDLYDHHRVTTYNPNKLVSKQRLSNKPTSSRFSQFESPSNDDKSNFRNSPKFSNNNFKPVKSDANVYHSSSTEYKALLDLEPLLEDDISDISSFRELMKNKQASFDVQVIKSNQSDSNSEQTEDSKPDASSMNADNKIMTYRRPGTTTSSTTTSTEKSAEIHHHDDNESGEEEEEGEYVEYYDETDAPEVKPTTRQPVSSEPVTDIYDEYDSNEEAETTTEEFKTNSSEFDVLVTKPVNTTVKDDNFKHFVDTTIIDQTEHDEDKVTTGATVESSTSEEDVSSIETPSILGQEVVSVVTTKSVVNGTISVPDVTYAPTTAKVIAASEASSSSSLEELQNNDTSSSVTTENWIVVASVQTSRSVSGARFLPFPAIGQDDKKQTLSDEQEGDEEDQETATKDPKIESDSASIISSSSSSSTENINDKLDSIQSELSSAVLSGTLNKAHKIALITETTTEATTTSTTTTTTTTTPSSLNVFTLKSTAPTSVTEKSAPEPLPVNIKKFAPRITTTTTQKPKKKLVTVMDDLSGLLPPGYKPRLSFKDKRTSTTTSTTTTTTTTTTSAPEPSSEESVINGTQGRSSGISTKNRVIILDDKSLLPKEYRPKEHKPQEELVKKFQTDDISKFLPPGYKPPASEAPEVKETTKPSIVDKVQKVDITSFLPKGFKLNTSTTDKSKIEPKIPAIVPVSDLSAFLPPGFKLNSTEEKPIELPLDKIKVADISSLLPPGFKLNETEEPAPPSSTTKAPGGIKLVFPSRPGSKNARKTTPRPNTSIGPAPVTPKIQKGWPTRASTEFTGWPSPSTTPFSIEKLLEAQRNATATSPMPEFSTEVTTRRTTTTTTTTPAPPPPTTPGVCRRECDIAATIKIVAGAKWIPELLDRNTEEWQKLADEVKEELNSVYSKSDLLKKWYKNIRIDGFSQGSILVDYFIELNDVEERIDTVDLKKMFHRSLHEAKPGSVMEKAVEDSTNEEFDPDKMMGDQPDEDRMTKSDEKMTKTIDKSAGKLEIGKFVMDPAYTEFIVLPKREEPKVVAPEEESFLPQWGIAVIVIAMASLLFVVIFGVTVLVNRQKSAKAKQPIPLSEDMLRELDKSHMGGFDDMHQLKERDLPYLPSGKVKRMSTAFIEQLAYPNPGDSWRSEWTPQLQKYMQHYTPDSGRGSQIYGPVGNGYGYGGGSQLYGQTGGGSQLYGYTGEYPRSHYSRRRSEYDSNF, from the exons ATGGGACGGCGACGCTGGAGATTCGTCACAATCGCTTCGTTCCTgctttttattataaaagagaCGCAATGTCAAG atGAAAATGATTTTTACTACACACCGGTGGAAAGAAGTTTTGCTCAAGTACAACCGCCTTTATTTCCAAACAGTCGGCCAACGTCATTCTTTGACCATGGAGACAACTTCAGGGTAGCACCGTCAGCACCGCAGCCGTTATACAATGACGCCCATGTCAGATTCCCTAGTCCTAACTACAACCAAAACCCCTCACCCTTCCAATTGCCCACGGGCAGAAGTCAATCTGGCACTCAATATTATGTAAATCAACCAGAATTCACACCACAACGACAAAGGTTCAGGCCAGCACTGCCATACAACTTCCAGATGGTTCATCCAGCATCAACCAAGAGGCCAGATGCATCCCAAATACACTCAGTGGCGTATCAAAATGATCCATCCAAACCAGAAACATTTTTAGGCCAAATAACAATTAACAATCCAGACATAGACTACCTACGGAACAGCAGGTTTAAGACTATACCATTTGATGGTAATAGCTTGAAGAGCAATGGCCAGAGCGGTCATATATCACATGATGAAGATATTGACAATGATAACCAAGATCTTTATGATCATCATAGAGTAACTACTTACAATCCAAATAAATTAGTAAGTAAACAAAGACTGAGTAATAAACCTACAAGCTCACGATTTTCACAATTTGAATCCCCGTCTAATGATGACAAATCTAACTTCAGGAACAGTCCGAAGTTTAGTAATAACAATTTCAAACCTGTAAAATCCGATGCAAATGTTTACCACAGTTCTTCTACGGAATACAAAGCCTTATTAGATTTAGAACCACTTCTTGAGGATGACATAAGTGACATAAGTTCATTCAGAGAGttgatgaaaaataaacaagcttCTTTTGATGTTCAAGTTATTAAATCGAACCAAAGTGATTCAAATTCAGAACAAACTGAAGACAGTAAACCTGATGCAAGTTCAATGAATgctgataataaaattatgacgTATCGAAGACCTGGTACAACTACTTCTTCTACTACTACATCGACTGAAAAGTCTGCTGAGATTCACCATCACGATGATAATGAAAGTGGCGAGGAAGAGGAGGAAGGAGAATATGTCGAATACTACGATGAAACAGATGCACCTGAAGTAAAACCGACAACACGGCAACCAGTATCGTCGGAACCTGTGACAGATATTTATGACGAATATGATTCAAATGAAGAAGCTGAAACAACTACAGAAGAATTTAAAACTAATTCATCAGAATTTGATGTTTTAGTAACGAAACCAGTGAATACTACGGTAAAAGACGACAATTTCAAACATTTTGTAGACACAACTATTATCGACCAAACTGAACACGACGAAGACAAAGTAACGACTGGGGCAACCGTCGAATCTTCAACATCTGAAGAAGACGTTAGTTCAATTGAGACTCCATCAATTCTGGGACAAGAGGTTGTATCTGTTGTTACCACGAAAAGCGTTGTAAATGGAACAATATCTGTACCAGACGTCACTTATGCACCCACTACTGCTAAAGTCATCGCGGCGTCAGAAGCATCATCTTCATCTTCCTTGGAAgaacttcaaaataatgacacaTCATCATCTGTTACTACTGAAAATTGGATTGTTGTTGCATCAGTACAAACTAGTAGAAGTGTGTCCGGCGCTAGATTTTTGCCGTTCCCAGCAATCGGACAAGATGATAAAAAACAAACATTGTCAGATGAACAAGAAGGAGATGAAGAGGATCAAGAAACCGCTACCAAAGATCCTAAGATAGAATCTGATTCAGCTAGTATCATTAGTAGTTCATCTTCGTCGTCAACTGAAAATATAAATGACAAGTTAGATAGCATACAGTCAGAATTATCAAGTGCAGTACTTTCCGGAACATTAAATAAGGCGCATAAGATTGCATTAATTACTGAAACTACAACAGAAGCAACGACAACTAGCACAACAACGACCACCACAACTACAACACCTTCTTCACTCAATGTTTTTACTTTAAAGAGCACTGCACCAACTTCCGTGACAGAAAAATCAGCCCCAGAACCGTTACCAGTTAACATAAAGAAATTCGCACCTCGTATCACAACTACTACGACTCAAAAACCTAAGAAGAAATTGGTGACTGTTATGGATGATTTGTCAGGTCTCTTACCGCCAGGTTATAAACCACGACtgtcatttaaagataaaagaacAAGTACAACAACTAGTACTACCACCACTACAACTACCACTACCACAAGTGCACCAGAGCCGTCTTCTGAAGAGTCAGTAATAAATGGAACCCAAGGACGATCGTCAGGCATAAGCACTAAAAACAGAGTTATTATCTTAGATGATAAATCATTGCTACCTAAAGAATACAGACCTAAAGAACATAAACCACAAGAAGAACTAGTGAAAAAGTTCCAGACAGATGATATAAGCAAGTTTTTGCCTCCAGGATATAAACCTCCTGCATCAGAAGCACCTGAAGTAAAAGAAACCACAAAGCCAAGTATTGTAGATAAAGTACAAAAAGTTGATATAACTTCATTTTTGCCTAAAGGTTTTAAATTGAATACTTCAACTACAGATAAATCCAAAATAGAACCTAAGATACCGGCAATTGTGCCCGTTAGTGATTTATCAGCATTCTTGCCCCCTGGTTTTAAGCTGAATTCAACGGAAGAGAAACCTATTGAATTACCATTGGATAAGATTAAAGTTGCTGATATTTCGAGCTTACTTCCACCTGGCTTCAAATTGAACGAAACTGAAGAGCCAGCTCCTCCGAGCTCAACAACCAAAGCTCCAGGTGGTATAAAATTAGTATTCCCTTCAAGACCAGGTAGCAAAAATGCAAGAAAAACAACGCCCAGGCCAAACACAAGTATTGGTCCTGCTCCTGTCACTCCTAAGATTCAAAAAGGCTGGCCAACGAG AGCCTCCACCGAATTCACTGGATGGCCGTCCCCATCCACAACACCATTTTCAATTGAGAAGCTTTTGGAAGCACAAAGGAATGCAACCGCAACAAGTCCAATGCCTGAGTTCAGCACTGAAGTAACGACACGacgaacgacgacgacgacgaccaCGACACCAGCGCCGCCCCCGCCGACCACTCCCGGCGTTTGCAGACGGGAGTGTGATATCGCAGCTACCATCAAAATCGTTGcag GTGCCAAATGGATACCCGAATTATTGGATCGGAATACCGAAGAATGGCAGAAGTTGGCTGATGAAGTCAAAGAAGAA CTTAACTCTGTCTATTCCAAGTCCGACTTGCTGAAGAAATGGTACAAGAACATTCGTATTGATGGATTCAGTCAGGGCTCTATTCTCGTTGATTACTTTATTGAGCTCAATGACGTTGAAGAGAGAATCGACACCGTCGATTTAAAGAAAATGTTCCATAGATCTCTCCATGAAGCCAAACCTGGGTCAGTCATGGAGAAAGCAGTCGAAGACTCAACTAATGAGGAATTTGATCCCGATAAAATGATGGGTGACCAACCTGATGAAGATAGAATGACGAAAAGCGATGAAAAGATGACTAAGACTATAGACAAATCTGCTGGAAAACTAGAAATAGGAAAATTTGTTATGGATCCTGCTTACACGGAATTCATTG TTCTACCAAAACGTGAGGAGCCGAAGGTAGTGGCACCTGAAGAGGAATCGTTCCTGCCACAGTGGGGTATTGCTGTAATAGTGATAGCGATGGCTTCACTTTTGTTTGTTGTTATTTTCGGAGTTACAGTG ctgGTCAATCGGCAAAAAAGCGCTAAAGCGAAACAGCCAATACCACTCAGCGAGGATATGCTCCGAGAACTGGACAAGAGCCACATGGGTGGCTTCGATGACATGCATCAGCTAAAGGAGAGGGATCTGCCTTATCTCCCTAGTGGAAAGGTAAAG CGCATGTCCACGGCGTTCATCGAACAGCTGGCATACCCCAATCCTGGGGACTCCTGGAGGTCGGAGTGGACTCCGCAGCTGCAGAAGTATATGCAGCACTACACTCCCGACTCGGGCAGGGGTTCGCAGATATACGGGCCTGTCGGAAATGGATATGG